In the Pocillopora verrucosa isolate sample1 chromosome 4, ASM3666991v2, whole genome shotgun sequence genome, ATCTGTAGTCCTTTATCAAACTAAAAGAAACAACATCATCAACGATAACTATCGAATCATTTTCTGCAAACCAAGTTTGTTAAGTCGTTCTGGATTCCTTTAAGATGACAGGGTTTCTTACCATGTCTTGACAAAAGAGTAAAAGTTAGCAGTAAATCCTTGTCTGGGAAGTAAAGGAGGATCTTCACTCATCACACGAGACAGAACTTCAAACTCTGTGGTACAATTTCTGTATGGAAACTCTCCAGTAGCCAGCTCAACCTGCAATATAACCGACAGTAAGTCATGTCAGAAAACACACTTAGGCACAAGAAAAGCACTGTCCGGTTTGATCTCAAGCACTTGGCATATAATGTATTTACGAAATAGTTTGAACTGAATGATGCTGAAAAGTAACGCACGTACACACAAAATCATTTATACTTCTTTCTGTACACTTTGTAACAGGCGAAAAGGTCCACATAATGAAGAGGTCTACCTTAAATGTTACGGCAAACGGTTCAAGGCGAGGATAACGACATCACTAATTGTAGGCTCGGTATTGAGGCAGAAGAAGACTGACGAGCCAAAGATTCACAACAATCTTAAGTACTTGGGTTAGAGGTAGCGACAAGGCAGAACCTTAATATAATAACGTTTTAGTTCTATCTactgtttttcttaaaaaaaaaaaaaaaaaaaaaaaaaaaggacaagacTTTGCTCACCAAACTTATTCCCAAGCTCCACACATCTGCTCTGACGTCATAATCTGGGTTCATAGGGTCTGGCGGGTCAATGCGCTCCGGCTGTTAAAAAAGTATTAGACAATTTAATTAAGAGGTAGAAAATCGGTATAGAAGCACAGTAATTCATAGCTTAGAACAAACCTAAAAACCATTTGCCGACAACTGCTTTAAGACTGAAAGGATCAAATATATCCAATCACAGTTGTTAGACGCCAGCCAATTACAGTAAAGTCTAAAAGGTGGCGCGTAACAGGTCTACCTCTTCCCGTTGATAAGACTGCCAGTATACAGTTGGAACAACGCGAGGCAAAcgttaataaatgaataagggggtaagtttctaaagaaactatgatTCTGCGTCAATGGGGGAGTATAGCAAGAtcgttttggttttttcaactTGGCAACCGTAATGAGTTCAAAGTGGCGTTTTGAGCGCTAACCCTTAGTCGAAGCGAatgaaggaattgtgggttgtgtgtgtgtgtttctaAGCAGAAAATGGAGCCACGCTACTGACGgcaaaaacaagaataaattagttgaatgaaaagcgttcgCTAATATCGTGGGGATTATGAATGCCGACTTGAAAGATAAATTATTGTTCAAGAGTTTTGCGGCCTCCCCAACTGCATAGATGTAAGGAAAGTCCGCAGACTACCATgtgttgtttagaatgattagggagattaaagtgtctagcgactggtttggatgcgtccttgtcactCCTATCTACGGCGCAGacgtgttctcggaatcggtcaccgaGTCGTCTTCTTGTTTTACCAATGtaaaactttttgcaataagtgcaagttatgcagtagatgacattggcggaggtgcacgtgAAGTGATCGGTGATCTTAATGATCGTTTGGGTTCTGATATTTTCTCAACGTTATGCACGAAAGGACAAAGGAAAGCTTCgggttggtcattggtttgaaatgaacttctaaCCAAAATGTTGCCTATGTAGTTGCaacgtttgaatgaaattagtggaggttgcgaaaagatagtacccGTATCAGATTCATTTTTAAgtactttaaagtttttaagaatgatggATTCAACGGCTTGGTTGTGAGAGTATAATGTGAGAATGAATGGTATGCGATTGGTAATTTCCTTTTgtgccgtttgtagtgctgactgtcgattaATTTGTTGGGCGCGGTGGTGGCCTACTTAAACGACAGAAACAAGGTAGCCACGTTTTCCGAAAAACTGGCACACTGCTTCTGATGATTTGTTGAAAACAATCAGAGTCATCACaacataaacgacgaagtcaAAGAAACTGAGAAAACGGAATggaatttaaattaaaacaagtttttaacTCACTGCCATGTAGGCCGCACATCCTGCACTTCTTGTCTTTGCTTTTGAATCAACCAAACGACCACTGATACCAAAATCACAAAGTTTCACGGAACCATTCTGGTCCAGTAAAACATTGGATGGTTTGACATCTGGAATACATAAAGCGAAACTAAAGTAAGTCGATCAAACATTGAGTAATACACCGTCTTTAGCATCAATGACAAACCCTTCTACTTGATACACATCTCAGAGTCAtagtttaatttctttgataACTTGCCTCTGTGCATAACTCCATGGGTCTCCTTTAAATAATTCAAAGCCTTGACAATCTGAACAAGTAACAAATAGAAACAGTGAAAGAATTTCTATCATTCGATGATTCCATGATTTCCACTAACAAGCTGAGATTTACTATAGCTAAAATAAACTAATGTCTATTTAGGAAAACGGCAAAACATAACCTTACAAACCTTACAAAGGGTTTTTGGTTACAAAGTAATCATAATTCAAGTATTTAGGAGTTGTTGAACATATTTCTTGGAATTCTCATGTTAAGTATGTTTGTCCCGATTTGGTGAACGACTGGGAATGCTAGGACGCATTAGGGGGAATCTTACATCTGACTGTGCTAATTCCATTTACACAGCTTATATTCGTCCTATTTTGGATTATTGTGACACCGTGTGGAACTGCTGCGGAGCTGGCAACAGTTCGTCATTGGAGAGGCTTCAAAGACGTGCCGctaaaattgtttcaaaaatgagCGACAGTGACAGAGCTTTGGGTTACCTTAAGTGGCCATCTCTGGTAAATAAACGAGAGAGCCATGTTGATGAACTCGTCAAAAGATGCATTAAAGGACGTCGtccacaattttttaaaaactattttatttttaacagttcTGTCCAAAATCGAATTACGAGGCAAATGAACATGTTACACTTGCCAAGGGTTAGAACTGACTTAGctaaaaaatctttttattttaatgtttctgTAATCTTCAATAAgctaaatttttaatgtttcaagattttattcatttttactgTAACTGTATATAGCCCATATTTTAAGATTAACTTAACTTTTCCTAAGGGTTACCAGTAGAAGTAGTATTTTAGCATGATTGTGTAGGtcttatcattttaatttttatcagtgCCCCAATTAATAGCAGCGCTTAGAGCATCTGAATGGGCTATCCTGAATAAATAAaggtcttcttcttcttcttcttcttaattTTCTCAATATTAAGCACCTACTTGAGGCTTGTATGAGTAAGTGCACATTGATAATTCAAGTGTATGTCAGTACACTCATCAAGTGCTATTTAGCACCTTCCTTAGGCTTGTATGAGTAAGTGCACATTGATAATTTAAGTGTATGTCAGTACACTCATCAAGCGCAATAGCAGTGCTTAGAGCATCTGAATGGGCTATCCTGAATAAATAAaggtcttcttcttcttcttcttaattTTCTCAATATTAAGCACCTCCTTGAGGCTTGTATGAGTAAGTGCACATTGATAATTCAAGTGTATGTCAGTACACTCATCAAGCGCTATTTAGCACCTTCTTAAAGCTTGTATGAGTAAGTGCACATTGATAATTTAAGTGTATGTCAGTACACTCATCAAGCGCTATTTAGCACCTTCTAAAGGCTGGCATAAGTTAGTGCACAGTTATAAACCAACTGTACATGAATGACAGTACCATCATCAAGTGTTATTCAGTTTTGAGAGCACTGGTTGTGCAAAATAAATCTAGTTTGTGCAGTTTCATACCAAAATGTTCCAGTTCATGTTCCAGTACAGTTTGGATGATGGATTCAGAATAGCAAATGACAAAATACAAACATGGAGTATACAGTCAGAAAAAGAACAATAATAGCAAACGTGGCATATTGCCAGCATGTAATGTAGAGGGGATTAAGAAGAAAATAGTAGACATACACAGCCCACCCCCTTAGTCCTGAATCTGTAATTCGACCCAACCTTTCACACAATCGAACAAATTAATAtgggtaataacatgatttcaaatgcaatttgGAAGAAGCACAACACTGCATAGGTCCatagggtgagtgcaattttAAGTCTTTGGAGAAACTACAAGTGCTTATGTGCACCATATTATACAAGAAATATGTTGTTACTTATCAATAATTCACATGAAAAAAGCATCCCTGAAAGTCAAGCCAGACAAAATTCAGACAGCTGGcactatttttaatttgcacttgtgttacaactttgcagtTGTATTACTTGAAAAAGgcactcattttcagccaataaGTAGggcaaaatttttacagttatattattatattataaaGTTAACAGAGAGGGTTGTAAACAATGCAACTCTGTTGTAACAGGAATCTTGCATTTATATCTACATACATGTATGCTGGTACAATGTACTCACAGAAACAGATATTTTCCCCAGCACATCTTCTGGAATTGGAAACTGGagttttttcatcaatttatccAGACATGTTGTCATTAACTCcatacaaatgaaaacatcagACTGAAAAACAAGAATCACAATCAAGCAaccttaaccctaaccctaaaccctaacccttaCCATAgaccctaagcaattactaCCATGCAGTACTCACAGGCTAATGCTTAAGTGGCTGTTATGAGCATCTTTTGCtttaaatcaataattttcCAGAGTTAGAGTTGAATTATCCCATTAAATTTGTGTGAAGGGTTATTGGACATTTTATTCCATGCATTAATAATAGCATAGCCCATTCACATAACTACAGAATACAACAACtaaaattttcacagaattatAGAAAAGCAATTAACAGGATTATTTACATCTCATAAAACTCAACACTGAAAGAAACTGTCACAAGATGAACATAGATGGTAATGATGGTTTGTTAAGTAACAGGTTCCAAAGAATGGTTCAAAATGATGGCATCTAATGTTAAAttttaagaacatttgaaatgaattttcaCCAGGTTAGGTTACTCTTTAAAATCCCATAGCATGATCATTGTCATAAGTTCATATATTCTTTGATATGGTGGAGATAGCAAATGTATGGTTTCTGGAGCATTCTTATCCTTTCATAGATTGATATCACACCCACTGACCTAATCTTTCAAAACAGACCCAAACATTTTCATTAACTGGGTGACATCTTACATAAATTAGAATGATCTGACTGTACACATTTCATTTGTCTACCTTAATTTCCAATGCTTCTTGGCAATATTGTTTAATGACAATGTTTTATCTATAATTATTACTAAATGTAAGGAAAATGaccatgaaaaattttacaaaacaaaagatgatCTACACTAAAAATAGAACTTCTGGTACTCCTAAAAAAATCACTAAAAATTAGTTTCATACCCCATTGGGATGTTGCCAGTGAGAAAAAACTCTTGATGGGACTGTACAATAACCTCACCTTGGAAATAAACGATCCCAGACAGTTGACAATAAAGGGGCAGCCATGACACTTCATCACAACTTCAAGATCCATAATTATTCTCTTCTgttcttctttgttttgactcCTGCGCATTTTCTACACATTTCAAAATGTAGGTGAAAAGATACAATTTACAACTCCATCATCTTTAAAAATTATATGCATGGCTATGAACATGCTACTATAAAATAAACCCTGCACACAGATGAATGGGCATTGAATTGCAATTTGCTGCAGCAAAAAAGGCATGTGATAATCAAAATTTGCAGGTCCAGAACACATTTTTAGGAATCTGATTTGGATctaaaaattttggaaaacaaaaaaaaaaggtattaaaATTGATTTGCAAACACGTTTCTCCTCTCCATCCTAAAGATGTAAAGGTTAGCTCTGTCTgtagaaatttaaatttgtctGATTGATTTCTATTTGGGTCTTTGctcttttgcttttcttttctaggAAAGCGTTATTGTAATTAGGCAAAAGTCAtataaaaacaggaaaacaaatttatcatTCTTCTAACTAAAAGCATTTTCTAAGGCTTCAGAGTGTTATTGCTTAATGGAGAAATAAGCCCAAGAGATTTGGTAATTTTTACCAATGCCATTGGTGGCTTACTATTTAAAACATTATGAGATTCCAAAGATTAAACTGGTCTTGTCTGTGTTtcaaattaacccttaaactcctagatcaaatttgtaactctccctACTGTCAACCAAACAATTCTTACAAGAGTTCAGAGAgtttggaattggatcaactaatcatacCCATATTGATCtcattctttattcttatcacttatctggttgatattgtatagatattgtaaagagaaattctgtcatggtcactcatgggagttaagggttaacagCCAAGTGGCTTAGGAAGACTAAAAATGGTGGTAAGCTTAGGAAATTTTTTAGCACACTTGAAGACAATTTTTGGTAAGGATAGGTTACTCTTTACAATGTCAAAAGAGAGAACTGTTTGCTGATGTTATGTCATgttcttttcactcttttttacATTGCATTAACGTGATAGACAAGCAGACTTTCCTTTCTTCTagtttatgaattttttctttagctaAAACTGCACTTAAGGAGATGATTGCCAAAGGCAGTATGgctttgctttaaattttctcttatttgtTATGTGCATTAACCCTTGAActtaatatcaatacaaaatcaagtatgcaagtgatgagaataaagaaaaatatcagtcaagggattattagttgacccaataccaagttctctgaagtaacatcacaagaactgtgtGGCAGACAATAAGAAGATGAAATTGTGgaagtgaaaaggttaattCTATGATAGTTTCACAAAATGTGGAATCTTTCCTGTTGATAATTCTAGAGCAGCAAAGCATAAAGTTTACATCAGcaggtttgtttttttctgtgaattCAGTGATTTTCTGCCTGAATATTTACCACTGCATTTGATCTGCAGAATTATTATACAAATTAAAAACTTCCAACAGGGGTTCAACTAGGGAATTCCAACAACAGGAATGCAAAATAACCCAAGTTATTTGATAATCTCttcaaaaaccaaaatataCCTTAACTGCCAACACATCTCCAGTATTCTTGTGCCTCATCTTGCATACTTGACCACATGTCCCACTACCAATTTCTTCAACAACCTCCAAATCATGGATGGTGAAATGCACACTCTGATGGAATTTATTCAAACATGTGTTAGAAATTCTCATTTAATGTAACATGCCCTTTGAAGGGtttatctatccatctatcATCATCATAATTTCCAGATGCTTGAAGACGTTAGAAAGTTTATTTCTATTATTCTTGTTCTATTATTCAGAAAAACACCTAATAGGATACAAGGAAACCTGGGTTTAACAGTGACAAACCACAGACTGAGAAAACTTAAGTTTTTAGCCATTAAATTTCAGGCTTAAATTGGCTATTTTAACTACTTTGAACCTATGTTATATCCTACTGGCTGTTGGGTGACATTTGTGAAATAGTTGTGGTACTAATATTATTGTGTATGGTTATTTGCTATTAACTGATAATGTTCATAATACCTTCCATTCTAAACATAATTTGCTAGCAATGGCACACATATTCAGAAAGTATATTGgaataaatagaataagagagatggtaagttttgagcttggtaaagaaaaagagaaagatgtttt is a window encoding:
- the LOC131785341 gene encoding dual specificity mitogen-activated protein kinase kinase 7-like; its protein translation is MATALQAKIESLGVKLREENKSRECELLGKGNDKSTCPKKPLLPLDLTTSTRQDRPVNLSVPSQQRLGRHRQLPGNARSCCREDDSQIEAKLQEITKQTGILKLKDKSVHFTIHDLEVVEEIGSGTCGQVCKMRHKNTGDVLAVKKMRRSQNKEEQKRIIMDLEVVMKCHGCPFIVNCLGSFISKSDVFICMELMTTCLDKLMKKLQFPIPEDVLGKISVSIVKALNYLKETHGVMHRDVKPSNVLLDQNGSVKLCDFGISGRLVDSKAKTRSAGCAAYMAPERIDPPDPMNPDYDVRADVWSLGISLVELATGEFPYRNCTTEFEVLSRVMSEDPPLLPRQGFTANFYSFVKTCLIKDYRYRPKYNALLKHPFILGYEQKEVNLAGWLAAVVEDSNFRGTEV